One genomic region from Aerosakkonema funiforme FACHB-1375 encodes:
- a CDS encoding ferritin-like domain-containing protein, giving the protein MTVAYPRKLRNSIGARQIMKQVVSDREVHLITLNRYRYSEQRSCKDLTELIEELDGQPPELVRDLSRHISDEARHAMWLTDLLVDLGAKVNTPPGTSYINEFERLLDKDQKDATKDRDDFVISSLAAINVTEKRGCEYFSAHIHALKEAPQTEENVKIRETIARIFPEEAGHVRWGNRLLAQLADKSPEHRQKVEQAKRKYAAIEQAAYESGMDIVLGAELRRLENLLQIANTMPLWERPQYLMERIPQTLLAPELQFTRLEVAQRVWNRDPKAFMEKFVPMFLSGLNPAPDKQKKATA; this is encoded by the coding sequence ATGACAGTTGCATACCCGCGTAAGCTGCGAAATAGCATTGGCGCTCGCCAGATTATGAAGCAAGTGGTGAGCGATCGCGAAGTGCATTTAATCACCCTCAACCGTTACCGCTACAGCGAACAGCGCAGCTGCAAAGACCTCACGGAACTGATCGAAGAGTTGGACGGACAACCGCCAGAACTGGTGCGCGACCTATCTCGTCACATTTCTGACGAAGCGCGTCATGCTATGTGGTTAACAGACCTGTTGGTAGATTTGGGAGCGAAGGTAAATACGCCCCCCGGTACTTCCTATATCAACGAATTTGAGCGTCTATTAGATAAAGACCAAAAAGATGCGACCAAAGATAGAGACGATTTTGTGATTTCTTCTCTAGCTGCGATTAACGTTACCGAAAAACGGGGTTGCGAATATTTCTCTGCCCACATACACGCCCTCAAAGAAGCTCCTCAGACAGAGGAAAATGTCAAAATTAGGGAAACTATTGCGCGAATTTTTCCAGAAGAAGCCGGTCACGTTCGCTGGGGCAATAGGTTGCTGGCGCAACTAGCTGACAAAAGTCCGGAACATCGGCAAAAAGTTGAGCAAGCTAAGCGCAAATATGCGGCGATCGAACAAGCAGCTTACGAGTCTGGTATGGATATTGTCCTGGGTGCCGAACTGCGTCGTTTGGAAAACCTGCTGCAAATTGCCAATACCATGCCTCTGTGGGAACGTCCCCAATACTTGATGGAACGCATACCCCAAACTTTACTCGCACCCGAATTGCAGTTTACCCGACTAGAGGTAGCTCAGCGCGTTTGGAACCGCGATCCAAAGGCATTTATGGAAAAATTTGTGCCTATGTTCTTGAGCGGCTTGAATCCCGCTCCTGACAAGCAGAAGAAAGCTACTGCTTAG